In the genome of Desulfofarcimen acetoxidans DSM 771, one region contains:
- a CDS encoding DUF4247 domain-containing protein, with amino-acid sequence MKYINKLGVISILLFCIFLLCGCGQTVTEYIAANYSLLDAQGDTSTGIQKVYQAKNISTSQVVDQLSSIQAPNEKSEVKDDKAVLVYSDNIITIKKDDNNNQDSLVYLSNYQFVQNNTDSGFWSGYLTATVMDKIFGSMSNRAPPQTYSGNGKYRAPWDYNTSHTDNGIKKPDSSVSKPSTSSGTGSVVRKSTTGSSGSSSIDSNSKNKSSGSFSSKPRTSSGSGSVIRKSHK; translated from the coding sequence ATGAAATATATTAATAAACTGGGCGTTATATCCATATTATTGTTTTGTATTTTTCTACTTTGCGGTTGCGGTCAAACCGTAACAGAATACATTGCCGCTAACTATTCACTTTTAGATGCTCAGGGCGATACAAGTACCGGCATACAAAAAGTATATCAGGCAAAAAATATTTCAACCAGTCAAGTAGTAGATCAACTTTCTTCGATCCAAGCGCCAAATGAAAAATCTGAGGTTAAAGATGATAAAGCCGTTCTTGTTTACAGTGATAATATTATTACAATTAAAAAAGACGATAATAATAATCAGGATTCCTTAGTATATTTAAGTAATTACCAGTTTGTCCAAAATAATACGGATTCAGGTTTTTGGAGCGGTTATTTAACCGCAACTGTAATGGATAAAATTTTTGGCAGCATGAGTAATCGAGCTCCTCCGCAAACGTACTCGGGCAACGGGAAATACAGAGCTCCCTGGGATTATAACACTTCACATACTGATAACGGCATAAAAAAACCGGACAGTTCCGTCAGCAAACCTTCTACATCCTCAGGAACAGGCAGTGTAGTGCGCAAATCAACTACCGGCAGTTCGGGAAGCAGCAGTATTGACTCTAATTCCAAAAATAAAAGCAGTGGTTCCTTTTCATCAAAACCTCGCACATCCAGTGGCAGCGGATCAGTTATCAGGAAATCGCATAAATAA
- the mntR gene encoding transcriptional regulator MntR, giving the protein MKDKEFFTFREYMKKDDDLLTASMEDYLEMSYRLTKDTGYTRTHDIANALNVQPPSTTKMMKKLSKAGFINYEKYGIITLSEKGKSMGKALLERHQIIEEFLLLLGISEGILEETEKIEHTISINTLNRLSDFVKFIQEKPGLIEEFNLKQKKEEQKD; this is encoded by the coding sequence TTGAAAGACAAGGAATTTTTTACTTTTCGCGAGTACATGAAGAAAGATGATGACCTGCTCACCGCATCTATGGAGGATTATCTGGAGATGAGCTACAGATTGACTAAGGACACAGGATATACAAGAACCCACGACATAGCTAACGCACTCAACGTACAACCTCCCTCTACAACCAAAATGATGAAAAAGCTATCTAAAGCGGGATTTATTAATTATGAGAAATACGGAATCATAACCTTAAGCGAAAAAGGTAAGTCAATGGGAAAAGCCCTGCTGGAACGCCATCAAATTATTGAGGAGTTTTTGTTATTGCTGGGTATTTCTGAAGGTATACTTGAGGAAACAGAAAAAATCGAGCACACTATTAGTATAAATACTCTAAATCGCTTATCAGATTTTGTTAAATTTATTCAAGAGAAACCTGGTTTAATTGAAGAATTCAATCTAAAGCAAAAAAAAGAAGAGCAAAAGGATTGA
- a CDS encoding agmatine deiminase family protein translates to MIKDKRIYVILAFFAILIITVVAIKYNNWALRKPENYKVKRPAPYTFPGEFEKQQAIWMQWPSEIYNTGNRPVYPVIINMVKALDPYIRVKLISQSEEEIEQIRAIFNKHGYLGTNVDYYIINHRSIWTRDVGPIFVKDRYSGMSVVNFNFNNYSRGGNHHYINVEGQVDKLTAQALKLPLINTNLISEGGAIESNGKGTLMITESVALTRNPKLSKKQIENEYKRVLGVKKIIWLKKGLAEDDQITNGHIDEIARFSSPNTILLAQVLPEDRYINSISQKSYLRLEDNYRILLNSTDQDGMKFRIVRIPMPTTLYGEADNQGKIPVRSYLNYVVTNGAILMQTYWIPGRSNKLKNLEKEVRTIFKKEFPGRTVIGINAENVNLWGGGMHCITQHMPAIK, encoded by the coding sequence ATGATAAAAGATAAGCGAATTTACGTAATACTTGCATTTTTTGCTATACTGATTATAACAGTGGTTGCTATAAAATATAACAACTGGGCGCTTAGAAAACCTGAGAACTACAAAGTTAAACGGCCTGCCCCTTATACATTTCCCGGCGAGTTTGAAAAACAGCAAGCAATTTGGATGCAATGGCCGTCAGAAATTTATAACACTGGCAACCGTCCTGTATACCCTGTGATCATTAATATGGTTAAAGCTCTTGATCCTTATATAAGAGTAAAACTTATATCTCAGAGCGAAGAGGAAATTGAACAAATAAGAGCTATATTTAATAAACATGGCTATTTAGGTACTAACGTGGATTATTACATAATAAACCACAGGTCTATTTGGACTCGGGATGTCGGGCCTATTTTTGTAAAAGACCGTTATAGCGGAATGAGTGTAGTTAATTTTAATTTTAATAACTACAGTAGAGGAGGCAATCACCACTATATCAACGTTGAAGGTCAGGTAGACAAGCTAACTGCTCAAGCGCTAAAGCTACCCCTCATTAATACGAACTTAATTTCTGAGGGGGGTGCGATAGAGTCTAACGGTAAAGGTACATTAATGATTACGGAATCTGTCGCATTAACTCGCAACCCAAAACTTAGTAAAAAACAAATTGAGAACGAATATAAGAGGGTTTTAGGTGTAAAAAAAATTATATGGCTAAAAAAAGGACTTGCTGAAGATGATCAGATTACTAATGGACACATAGATGAAATAGCGCGCTTTTCGTCTCCCAATACTATACTTTTAGCACAAGTCTTACCGGAAGATAGGTATATAAATTCAATATCACAAAAATCATATCTGCGACTTGAAGATAACTACCGGATACTGCTTAACTCGACAGACCAGGACGGTATGAAGTTTCGCATTGTAAGAATTCCTATGCCTACTACACTATACGGAGAGGCAGACAATCAGGGTAAAATACCTGTACGCAGCTATTTAAACTATGTAGTAACCAATGGTGCAATTTTAATGCAAACATATTGGATACCAGGACGCTCAAATAAACTGAAAAATCTAGAGAAAGAGGTAAGAACTATCTTTAAGAAGGAGTTCCCCGGTCGAACTGTTATTGGTATTAATGCAGAAAATGTTAACCTGTGGGGCGGTGGTATGCACTGTATTACTCAACACATGCCAGCCATTAAATAG
- a CDS encoding DUF4178 domain-containing protein — protein MGVFERISKILQAEKNADKPAAGETSIFALEVAQVISLDLEDWIIEAKVIYHKQPESVLYWLKSGRQRQSLLLDRSIPDKAIILKPFAGRFDEFNDVKTEYILDNKHFFLDFNGECDATASGTSPIGSGEIMFWQYETDQQEIYRIEWQSGRFFHYDGRWIDTFEISII, from the coding sequence ATGGGTGTATTTGAGAGAATAAGTAAAATCCTTCAGGCAGAAAAAAATGCTGATAAACCGGCGGCCGGGGAAACTTCAATATTTGCTCTGGAAGTTGCACAAGTAATTTCTCTGGATTTAGAAGACTGGATTATTGAGGCAAAAGTAATATATCATAAACAACCGGAAAGTGTATTGTACTGGCTAAAATCAGGCAGACAAAGACAGTCCTTGCTGCTTGACAGATCAATACCGGATAAAGCCATAATTCTTAAACCGTTTGCCGGAAGGTTTGATGAATTTAACGATGTCAAAACAGAATATATACTGGATAACAAACATTTTTTTCTCGACTTTAACGGGGAATGTGACGCTACTGCTTCAGGAACTTCGCCTATCGGATCAGGTGAAATAATGTTCTGGCAATATGAAACAGATCAACAGGAAATATACCGTATCGAATGGCAAAGCGGCCGTTTTTTTCATTATGACGGGCGTTGGATAGATACTTTTGAAATAAGCATTATTTGA
- a CDS encoding gamma-glutamylcyclotransferase family protein: MPYIFVYGTLMEGEKYYSIISPFVISTRPAYVKGRLCHLPYGYPMLFFPGDDVVRGELVQVNNERAALKSVDLLEDYYGQDNPHNLYSRRRVSVFVRKDKEKMAWVYTCPDNDIERMWSKGIYLSHGDWKYYLKTGNKETLNDKINNA, translated from the coding sequence ATGCCCTATATATTTGTCTACGGTACGCTAATGGAAGGCGAAAAATACTACTCTATTATCTCTCCTTTTGTTATTTCTACAAGACCTGCATATGTTAAGGGGCGATTATGCCATTTGCCATATGGATATCCCATGCTTTTTTTCCCAGGGGATGACGTGGTAAGAGGTGAACTGGTTCAAGTTAACAATGAACGAGCCGCTTTAAAATCAGTTGATTTACTAGAAGATTACTATGGACAGGATAATCCGCATAATCTATACTCACGCCGCAGAGTTAGTGTGTTTGTCAGAAAAGATAAAGAAAAAATGGCCTGGGTTTATACTTGTCCGGACAATGATATAGAACGAATGTGGAGTAAAGGTATTTATTTAAGTCATGGTGATTGGAAGTACTATCTGAAAACCGGCAATAAAGAGACACTAAATGATAAAATCAACAATGCATAA
- a CDS encoding GAF domain-containing protein, producing the protein MKSFSVYNFRHRLLLLVIIAALPVLVLMLYNTFEQRKQNAYNAQEDSMRILRLVTRNHEQLIKNAELFLSVIAKLPEVRNSSYQNCNEIFSLIQKQYPYYDSVGLIRTDGILQCVVPAIEHQVNLSDRLYFQDVMRTKNFAVGDYRISRVTGKASIHFAYPVLNSKGQVIAVLFAEMNMNWLEKLVNNIDFPSGMTITVVDRNGIVLSRHPDADKWIGKAMPEAAIIRTILDKKAEGKADSIGIDGTHRFYSFSPLFASTGSSNLFIYSGVPIADVYAGANSLLIRNLIGICFIMLLVLSIGWYGGKIFFLQAVEVLLAATDRLAGGDLSARTGMSNRKGELCRLGYNFDIMAVALEKRTQLLNQAEIKYRTLVEQIPAVTYITELGDEGITQYISPQVKKLLGYTQKDLINKQDFRVQKIDGSEYIIQLKKITAKCKVGESYQYEYPLITMDNNVVWVYDQGKIELDETSDKWIAHGFLVDISKRKLAEERLAKSRDFYLSLFEEFPSMIWRSGIDAKCNYFNKSWLNFTGRTMEEEKGGGWATGVHPEDYDRCINTYLNAFNGRASFEMEYRLRRFDGKYRWVVDIGRPFYDQEGNFFGYIGSCYDVTERKQEEERINRDAAQSEALADILQTMAEAGLNCENILKTVTRKISILLGDASVIWLLSEEGDCLRPVAYYHQEQTALDLMDSIFSNFQQYPVENVMSSVIMEAKSLFIPKIELDKLRKIISPDYFQFFDQCAICSLIVVPLRVRGRVIGSLEISRYDPCLPYNEDDLKFIHDLADRLAASIAYATLYDENVRALNRLNALYQGAEKLVQSSIDLNQLTDDVTRTCVKLFGLNMAYLGRTDSSGNLCLINQYPQGSYFHSRNFVSGQNILPGQELTDKVIQSGYPYIIDEVESDPLLDPWRQIVIENGIKTFASFPLINKERSFGTLNLCSEQKSFFTLERVEFFQAYTRMVAATMDNVRLFEEAGRRLKHVEALRNIDMAITSSLDLRVTFQVVMDQVISQLGIDAAVILLLNPYSQTLEYAAGRGFRTNNAERTSSKLGESNAGRAATERRIVHIPNLEQSEKTFLRPDIPDVEGFVTYYGAPLIAKGQVKGVLEIFQRKYFKPDQEWLDFLETLAGQAAIAIDNAGLFNELQRFNDELRLAYDATIEGWSYALDLRDKETEGHSRRVTELTLLLSRAMGMNEADLLHVRWGALLHDIGKMGIPDHILLKPGALNEEEWDIMRRHPVYAYEMLSPINYLRPALDIPYCHHEKWDGSGYPRGIKGLQIPLAARIFAVIDVWDALCSDRPYRSAWPKDRAREFILEQSGKHFDPKVVEKFISLENF; encoded by the coding sequence ATGAAAAGTTTTTCTGTTTATAATTTTCGTCATCGCCTTTTACTGCTTGTGATAATTGCTGCTCTTCCTGTTTTGGTTTTAATGCTTTACAATACTTTCGAACAACGTAAACAGAATGCCTATAATGCTCAAGAAGATTCAATGCGTATTCTTCGTTTAGTAACTCGTAATCATGAGCAACTAATAAAGAATGCAGAACTATTCTTATCAGTTATAGCTAAGCTTCCAGAAGTCCGAAACAGCAGTTATCAAAACTGCAATGAGATATTTTCACTTATACAAAAACAGTATCCCTATTATGACAGTGTGGGTTTGATTAGGACAGACGGCATTTTGCAATGTGTTGTTCCGGCAATTGAACATCAGGTTAATCTTTCTGACCGCCTGTATTTTCAAGACGTTATGCGAACCAAAAATTTTGCTGTCGGCGACTATCGTATAAGTAGGGTTACAGGTAAAGCTTCAATACATTTTGCTTATCCTGTATTAAATAGTAAGGGACAAGTAATAGCTGTATTGTTTGCTGAAATGAATATGAATTGGCTGGAAAAGTTGGTTAATAATATTGATTTTCCTTCTGGCATGACAATCACTGTTGTTGACAGAAATGGAATAGTTTTATCCCGTCATCCGGACGCTGATAAATGGATCGGAAAAGCTATGCCTGAAGCAGCTATTATTAGAACTATTCTAGATAAAAAGGCAGAAGGTAAAGCTGATAGTATTGGTATTGATGGGACTCATCGCTTTTACTCCTTTAGCCCTTTGTTTGCTTCAACGGGCAGCAGTAATTTGTTTATATATTCGGGAGTGCCTATCGCTGATGTTTACGCAGGTGCCAATAGTCTTTTGATCCGAAACCTGATCGGTATATGTTTTATCATGTTGTTGGTTCTTAGTATAGGTTGGTATGGTGGCAAAATCTTCTTTTTACAGGCTGTTGAAGTATTATTGGCTGCAACTGATCGATTGGCTGGCGGTGACTTAAGTGCGCGTACAGGAATGTCTAACCGGAAAGGTGAATTATGCAGACTGGGCTATAACTTTGATATTATGGCAGTTGCACTGGAAAAGCGTACGCAATTGCTAAATCAGGCCGAAATTAAGTATCGAACCCTTGTGGAGCAAATTCCGGCAGTCACCTATATTACGGAACTGGGTGATGAAGGAATTACCCAATATATAAGCCCACAAGTGAAAAAGCTTTTGGGTTATACCCAGAAAGATTTGATTAATAAACAGGATTTTCGTGTGCAAAAAATTGATGGCAGTGAATATATTATTCAACTAAAGAAAATTACTGCAAAGTGTAAAGTTGGTGAAAGCTACCAATATGAGTATCCATTAATAACTATGGATAACAATGTTGTATGGGTTTACGATCAAGGTAAGATTGAGTTAGATGAAACAAGTGATAAATGGATAGCGCATGGTTTTTTGGTTGATATCAGCAAACGTAAGCTGGCTGAAGAGAGACTGGCCAAATCAAGAGATTTCTATCTTTCACTGTTTGAAGAATTTCCGTCCATGATATGGAGATCAGGTATTGACGCTAAATGTAATTATTTTAATAAGAGTTGGCTAAATTTTACCGGGCGAACTATGGAAGAAGAAAAAGGGGGAGGGTGGGCAACCGGTGTTCACCCGGAGGATTATGATAGATGCATAAATACATATCTTAATGCGTTTAATGGGCGTGCTTCTTTTGAAATGGAGTATCGTCTGCGCAGGTTTGACGGGAAGTATCGCTGGGTTGTAGACATAGGCAGACCTTTCTATGACCAGGAAGGTAATTTTTTCGGTTATATAGGTTCCTGCTATGATGTTACAGAGCGAAAACAGGAAGAGGAACGTATAAACAGGGATGCTGCCCAAAGCGAAGCTCTTGCAGATATTTTGCAAACAATGGCAGAAGCTGGTTTAAATTGCGAAAATATATTGAAAACAGTGACCAGGAAGATATCAATTCTTTTAGGCGATGCTTCTGTAATCTGGTTGCTTTCAGAAGAAGGAGATTGTTTGAGACCGGTAGCCTATTATCATCAGGAGCAGACAGCGCTTGATTTAATGGATTCGATATTTAGTAATTTTCAACAGTATCCGGTGGAAAATGTTATGAGTAGTGTAATAATGGAAGCAAAATCCCTGTTTATACCTAAAATTGAACTTGATAAATTACGTAAAATAATAAGCCCGGACTATTTTCAGTTTTTTGATCAATGTGCTATTTGCAGTCTTATAGTAGTCCCCTTAAGGGTGCGCGGTAGGGTTATTGGTTCTTTGGAAATTTCAAGATATGATCCATGTTTGCCTTATAATGAAGATGACCTAAAATTTATTCATGACTTGGCAGATCGCCTGGCAGCATCTATTGCTTATGCTACTCTATATGATGAAAATGTGCGCGCTCTGAATAGGTTGAATGCACTTTACCAGGGGGCTGAAAAATTGGTGCAGAGCAGTATTGATCTGAACCAGTTGACTGATGATGTTACCCGTACCTGCGTAAAATTGTTTGGGTTAAATATGGCTTACTTGGGTCGTACTGATTCAAGCGGTAATTTGTGTTTGATCAATCAATATCCACAAGGCAGTTATTTTCATAGCCGCAATTTTGTGAGCGGGCAAAATATCTTGCCGGGACAGGAGCTTACCGATAAAGTTATTCAAAGCGGTTATCCTTATATTATTGATGAGGTAGAAAGTGATCCTTTACTGGATCCCTGGCGTCAAATTGTAATTGAGAATGGAATCAAAACCTTTGCTTCCTTTCCACTTATTAACAAAGAACGATCTTTTGGGACATTAAACTTATGCAGTGAGCAGAAAAGCTTTTTTACACTGGAGCGGGTTGAATTTTTTCAGGCCTATACTCGTATGGTTGCTGCTACGATGGATAATGTCAGGCTTTTTGAAGAGGCGGGTAGGCGTCTTAAGCATGTTGAAGCTTTACGTAATATTGATATGGCTATTACCTCAAGTTTGGACTTGCGTGTCACTTTCCAGGTAGTAATGGATCAGGTAATCAGCCAGTTAGGGATTGACGCCGCAGTTATATTACTGCTTAATCCTTATTCACAAACTTTAGAATATGCTGCCGGACGTGGGTTTAGAACAAATAATGCAGAGCGTACCTCAAGCAAATTAGGGGAAAGTAATGCCGGTCGTGCTGCAACAGAACGTCGAATTGTGCATATTCCTAACTTGGAGCAATCAGAGAAAACTTTTTTACGTCCAGATATACCGGATGTTGAGGGTTTTGTTACCTATTACGGTGCACCTCTTATAGCTAAGGGTCAAGTCAAGGGAGTTCTGGAAATATTCCAACGCAAGTATTTTAAACCTGATCAAGAGTGGCTGGATTTTCTGGAAACTTTGGCCGGGCAAGCTGCCATAGCCATAGATAATGCCGGACTATTTAATGAATTGCAGCGTTTTAATGATGAGCTAAGGTTAGCCTATGATGCTACAATTGAGGGTTGGTCATATGCTTTGGATTTGCGGGATAAAGAAACTGAGGGACATTCCCGTCGTGTGACAGAACTGACCTTGCTCTTATCCCGTGCTATGGGAATGAATGAAGCAGATTTATTGCATGTAAGGTGGGGAGCGCTGCTTCATGATATCGGCAAAATGGGTATCCCCGATCACATTTTGCTGAAACCAGGTGCCCTTAATGAGGAAGAGTGGGATATTATGAGGCGACATCCCGTATATGCATATGAAATGCTTTCACCTATAAATTACCTGCGTCCGGCTTTGGATATTCCCTATTGTCACCATGAAAAATGGGACGGCAGTGGCTATCCACGTGGAATAAAAGGCTTGCAAATTCCTTTGGCCGCTCGGATTTTTGCCGTTATTGATGTTTGGGATGCCTTATGCTCTGATCGTCCTTACAGGTCTGCCTGGCCTAAAGATAGAGCGCGAGAATTTATACTGGAACAATCCGGCAAACATTTTGACCCAAAGGTCGTTGAAAAATTTATTTCTTTAGAAAATTTCTAG